In Camelus dromedarius isolate mCamDro1 chromosome 3, mCamDro1.pat, whole genome shotgun sequence, one DNA window encodes the following:
- the LOC105106475 gene encoding putative olfactory receptor 2W6: MERSNESSGDFILLGFSDRPKLEMVLFFVNMLFYFLAVTGNSTIIFLSLLDARLHTPMYFFLSNLSLLDLCYTTSSIPRMLVNLWGPHKTITYVGCVIQLFAFLFVGGIECILLSVMAYDRFVAVCKALHYLTIMQPQLCLQLAAFAWLSGIANSILMSPLTMSLGRCGHRRINHFVCEMPAIIRISCVDTGRVEGLAFFLAIPIVLVPLTTILVSYGFIASAVLRIQSAAGRQKAFNTCSSHLVVVSLFYSTIIYMYMQPGNMASQDQGKFLTLFYCLVTPTLNPFIYTLRNKDVKGATRKVLGKDPCSLLDAGGH; the protein is encoded by the coding sequence ATGGAGAGAAGCAACGAAAGCTCTGGAGATTTCATTTTGCTTGGATTCTCTGACCGGCCAAAGCTGGAGATGGTCCTGTTTTTTGTCAACATGCTTTTTTACTTTCTGGCTGTCACGGGCAACTCCACCATCATCTTTCTCTCCCTGTTGGACGCTCGACTGCATACGCCTATGTATTTCTTCCTCAGCAACCTGTCTCTCCTGGATCTCTGCTACACGACCAGCAGCATTCCCCGGATGTTGGTCAACCTCTGGGGTCCACACAAAACCATCACCTACGTAGGTTGTGTCATCCAACTCTTTGCCTTCCTGTTTGTGGGGGGCATTGAGTGCATTCTTCTCTCTgtcatggcctatgaccgctttGTGGCTGTCTGCAAGGCGCTTCACTACCTGACCATCATGCAGCCACAGCTGTGCTTGCAGCTGGCAGCCTTTGCCTGGCTCAGTGGGATTGCTAACTCCATCCTGATGTCCCCACTGACAATGTCCCTGGGGCGGTGCGGTCACCGTCGCATCAACCACTTTGTGTGTGAGATGCCGGCTATCATCCGCATCTCCTGCGTCGACACCGGCCGTGTTGAAGGCCTGGCTTTCTTCCTGgccattcccattgtgcttgtGCCTCTCACCACGATACTCGTCTCCTATGGTTTCATTGCAAGTGCAGTGCTACGGATCCAGTCTGCAGCCGGGAGGCAAAAGGCCTTCaacacctgctcctcccacctggTGGTGGTGTCCCTTTTCTACAGCACCATCATCTACATGTATATGCAGCCTGGGAACATGGCAAGCCAGGACCAGGGCAAGTTTCTCACCCTTTTCTACTGCCTAGTGACCCCCACTCTGAATCCCTTCATCTATACACTGAGAAACAAAGACGTGAAGGGGGCCACGAGGAAGGTTCTTGGAAAAGACCCATGCAGCCTGTTGGATGCTGGAGGGCACTGA